In Magnolia sinica isolate HGM2019 chromosome 12, MsV1, whole genome shotgun sequence, a single genomic region encodes these proteins:
- the LOC131221700 gene encoding uncharacterized protein LOC131221700 encodes MGLKFGPLSIDVGGRAEAGRAKAGKGIRETYLRAGGVSKQKLKEAYFSLTDKDEHIRAVKLALIICVESLLVGSPQKNNLVLAPELRPTVEEVEIEVVRSINVNDIHIKDKALWSAPTAKTMENDERNKEKVKQYREEINASLHEQVKQHREEINSSLQEKVKQHREEINASLQDLVKQLREEINASLQEQVNQLREEINASLQEQVKKIREDINSSLQELVKQLKEEIQGMKDNVPSTSPLIVENASLLE; translated from the exons ATGGGTCTTAAGTTTGGACCACTTAGTATAGATGTTGGCGGTCGTGCCGAGGCAGGAAGAGCAAAGGCAGGAAAAGGCATTAGGGAGACCTACCTGAGAGCTGGGGGTGTGAGTAAACAAAAACTGAAAGAGGCCTATTTCTCACTCACCGATAAAGATGAACATATACGCGCAGTGAAGCTGGCTCTAATAATTTGCGTTGAGAGTCTATTGGTTGGATCTCCGCAAAAGAATAACT TGGTGCTAGCTCCAGAGCTTCGACCAACAGTCGAAGAAGTAGAGATCGAGGTTGTCAGGAGTATAAATGTCAACGACATTCATATAAAGGACAAGGCTCTATGGTCAGCACCCACAGCAAAGACAATGGAGAATGACGAAAGAAATAAA GAGAAGGTGAAGCAGTATAGagaggagatcaatgcttcactgcATGAGCAGGTAAAACAACATAGAGAGGAGATCAATTCTTCACTGCAGGAGAAGGTGAAGCAGCATAGagaggagatcaatgcttcactgcAGGATCTGGTGAAGCAACTCAGggaggagatcaatgcttcactgcAAGAGCAGGTGAATCAACTCAGggaggagatcaatgcttcactgcAGGAGCAGGTGAAGAAGATCAGAGAGGATATTAATTCTTCACTGCAGGAGCTGGTGAAGCAACTCAAAGAGGAGATCCAGGGAATGAAG GACAATGTTCCTTCGACCAGCCCTCTGATCGTAGAGAATGCTTCACTGCTGGAGTAG